The following are encoded in a window of Mycobacterium decipiens genomic DNA:
- a CDS encoding LLM class flavin-dependent oxidoreductase gives MRHGLYLPLFGALADPHVAVDVARCAEQSGWDGLFVWDHVLTPVPGEWDIACPWIVMAAAAVVTSRIRLGPMVTPLPRRRVMKLARETVTLDRLSRGRLTLGLGAGGDIGREFSAFADCVDARQRAQVLEEGAAVLVSLWAGESVNHRGAVVAENVRATPGPIQQPRIPVWFGTARTTGGPVERAARYDGVFTLGGTFERSARDDTAIKFGVDPARVARIAETVAGVRGTCDGFDIAVVAGPDDDLDGLRAAGATWAMQAFWPWHRADEVLRVIERGKPG, from the coding sequence ATGCGTCATGGGCTCTACCTGCCGCTATTTGGTGCGTTGGCTGATCCGCACGTAGCCGTGGACGTCGCTCGTTGTGCGGAGCAGTCTGGCTGGGACGGGCTATTCGTCTGGGATCACGTGCTAACTCCCGTTCCGGGCGAGTGGGATATCGCTTGCCCGTGGATCGTTATGGCGGCCGCGGCCGTCGTGACGAGCCGTATCCGGCTCGGACCGATGGTGACCCCACTGCCGCGCCGTCGGGTGATGAAGCTTGCCCGCGAAACCGTCACCCTGGACCGGCTAAGCCGCGGTCGGCTGACCTTGGGATTGGGTGCCGGCGGCGACATCGGGCGAGAGTTCTCGGCCTTCGCCGATTGCGTCGATGCACGTCAACGAGCACAGGTATTGGAGGAGGGGGCCGCGGTTCTGGTCTCGCTATGGGCTGGGGAGTCGGTCAACCACCGTGGCGCGGTGGTCGCCGAGAATGTTCGAGCTACCCCCGGGCCGATCCAGCAGCCCCGGATTCCCGTCTGGTTCGGCACCGCGCGTACCACGGGTGGCCCGGTCGAGCGGGCCGCCCGCTACGACGGCGTCTTCACCTTGGGAGGCACCTTCGAGCGTTCCGCCCGCGACGACACCGCGATCAAGTTCGGCGTGGATCCGGCACGGGTGGCGCGTATCGCAGAGACGGTTGCGGGCGTGCGGGGAACATGCGATGGGTTCGATATCGCTGTCGTCGCTGGTCCCGATGACGATCTCGATGGGTTGCGTGCGGCGGGTGCCACCTGGGCGATGCAAGCATTTTGGCCATGGCATCGGGCAGACGAGGTGCTGCGTGTCATTGAGCGCGGCAAACCAGGCTGA
- a CDS encoding nuclear transport factor 2 family protein gives MTKDSTSVARDAVLGLWQALSRRDWDAVKTFLSADCIYVDMPVGPTLAARGPDDVVKRLKVGLEPLAGYQNHDGLLVADGSDVMYEHSETWTFTTGEQGVLRFVTVHRVVDGKVSVWKDYWDMASLTGFAPAAWLDDLATADTSWVFDATGLI, from the coding sequence GTGACCAAGGATTCCACGAGCGTGGCCCGCGATGCCGTACTTGGGCTGTGGCAGGCGCTTTCGCGGCGGGATTGGGATGCGGTCAAGACATTCTTGTCGGCGGACTGCATCTACGTCGACATGCCGGTAGGTCCCACGTTGGCCGCACGCGGTCCCGACGACGTCGTGAAGCGGCTCAAGGTCGGGCTCGAGCCCCTGGCCGGCTACCAGAATCACGACGGACTGTTGGTGGCCGACGGCTCCGACGTCATGTACGAGCACTCCGAGACATGGACGTTCACGACTGGCGAGCAAGGTGTGCTGAGGTTCGTAACGGTCCACCGGGTCGTCGATGGGAAAGTCTCGGTCTGGAAGGACTATTGGGACATGGCCAGCCTCACCGGCTTCGCACCCGCTGCCTGGCTAGACGACCTTGCCACTGCGGATACGTCGTGGGTCTTCGACGCGACCGGGCTGATCTGA
- a CDS encoding cytochrome P450 — MKDRLHWLAMHGIIRGIAVIGIRRGDLQARLVADPAVAADPVPFYDEIRAHGPLVRGRANLLTVDHRLAHYLLRSDDFHVISFGENLPAPLRWLERRTRDDRLHPLREPSLLAVEPPDHTRYRKTVSAVFTSRAVTALRDRVEQTATGLLDRLAEQPGVVDVVGRYCSQLPIAVISEILGVPEHDRRRVLEFGELAAPSLDFGVPWRQYMRVQQGIVGFNSWLEEHLRRLRRAPGEDLMSQLIRTSESGGAETHLDETELRAIAGLVLVAGFETTVNLLGNGIRMLLDNPEHRDTLRQRPELWANTVEEILRLESPVQLTARVARNDIEVAGAVIKRGEVVVIYLAAANRDPSVFSDPHRFDIERPNAGRHLAFSTGRHFCLGAALARAEGEVGLKTFFDRFPDVRAVGAGSRRDTRVLRGWSTLPVALGPARSMVSP; from the coding sequence GTGAAGGACCGGCTGCACTGGTTGGCGATGCACGGGATTATCCGCGGCATCGCGGTAATCGGGATTCGGCGAGGCGACTTGCAGGCCCGGCTGGTCGCCGATCCGGCCGTCGCCGCCGACCCGGTGCCGTTCTACGACGAAATCCGGGCTCACGGCCCCCTGGTGCGCGGCCGCGCGAACCTTCTGACCGTCGACCATCGGCTCGCGCATTACCTGCTGCGATCCGACGACTTCCACGTCATCTCGTTCGGCGAGAATCTGCCGGCACCGCTGCGCTGGCTGGAGCGCCGTACCCGCGACGATCGACTTCACCCGCTGCGGGAACCGTCGTTGTTGGCCGTCGAGCCACCCGATCACACTCGCTATCGCAAAACGGTGTCGGCGGTGTTTACCTCACGGGCGGTCACCGCACTACGCGATCGGGTCGAGCAGACCGCGACCGGTCTCTTGGATCGGCTCGCTGAGCAGCCCGGCGTCGTCGACGTCGTCGGACGCTATTGCTCGCAACTTCCCATCGCGGTGATCAGCGAAATTTTGGGAGTGCCCGAACATGACCGGCGGCGCGTCTTGGAGTTCGGTGAGTTGGCAGCGCCGAGCCTCGATTTCGGGGTGCCGTGGCGGCAGTACATGCGGGTGCAGCAAGGAATAGTGGGATTCAATTCCTGGCTCGAGGAGCATCTGCGGCGGTTGCGGCGCGCCCCGGGTGAGGACCTGATGAGTCAGTTGATCCGGACCTCTGAAAGCGGTGGTGCCGAGACACATCTCGACGAGACCGAACTTCGGGCGATCGCCGGGTTGGTTTTGGTCGCAGGATTCGAAACCACAGTGAATCTGTTGGGCAACGGGATTCGCATGTTGCTGGATAATCCCGAGCATCGGGACACGCTGCGTCAGCGCCCGGAGCTCTGGGCCAACACGGTTGAAGAAATCTTGCGGCTGGAATCGCCGGTTCAGCTCACCGCTCGGGTAGCTCGCAATGACATCGAGGTGGCGGGCGCGGTGATCAAACGTGGTGAAGTCGTGGTGATCTATCTGGCCGCCGCCAACCGCGATCCGTCTGTGTTTAGCGATCCGCACCGCTTTGACATCGAACGCCCCAACGCCGGAAGGCATCTCGCGTTCTCCACGGGCCGCCACTTCTGCCTGGGGGCCGCGCTGGCCCGCGCCGAAGGTGAGGTCGGGCTGAAAACCTTCTTCGACCGCTTTCCCGATGTACGGGCCGTGGGTGCTGGAAGTCGGCGTGACACCCGGGTGTTGCGCGGTTGGTCGACGTTGCCGGTCGCGCTGGGCCCGGCACGGTCCATGGTTAGCCCGTGA
- a CDS encoding lipoprotein LpqH, translating to MCNRLVKVAGVAAVVVGVVSACGQAQTAPRKAARLTIDGATQTARPAACSQEQSYRTIDIRDHDSHVQAVVLLSGDRVIPQWVKIRNVDGFNGSFWQGGVGDAHVDLVRNEYTITGSAYGIASINPNKVVTTDFKIVAEC from the coding sequence GTGTGCAACCGGTTGGTCAAGGTGGCAGGAGTCGCAGCGGTCGTCGTCGGTGTCGTCTCGGCTTGTGGCCAGGCCCAGACAGCGCCCCGAAAGGCCGCACGGCTGACCATCGATGGTGCCACTCAAACAGCACGCCCCGCCGCCTGCAGCCAGGAGCAGTCCTACCGGACTATCGACATCCGTGACCACGACAGCCACGTCCAAGCGGTGGTGTTGCTCAGCGGTGACAGGGTGATCCCGCAGTGGGTGAAGATCCGCAACGTCGACGGGTTCAACGGGAGCTTCTGGCAAGGTGGGGTGGGCGACGCGCACGTCGACCTCGTCCGCAACGAGTACACCATTACCGGCAGCGCCTACGGCATCGCCAGCATCAATCCCAACAAGGTCGTGACGACGGACTTCAAGATTGTCGCGGAGTGCTGA
- a CDS encoding SDR family oxidoreductase gives MKAIFITGAGSGMGREGAKLFHAKGWRVGAIDRNGNGLVALSAQLGAERLWTRVVDVTDRTALEGALADFCAGNVGGALDMMWNNAGIGEGGWFEDVPYEAAMRVVDVNFKAVLAGAYAALPYLKKAPGSLMFSTSSSSGTYGMPRIAVYSATKHAVKGLTEALSVEWRRHGVRVADVLPGLIDTAILASTPQHGGAGESTISPDEVRAAAPKKGMFRLVPAVSVAEVAWQAYRHPTRLHWYVPPSVRWIDRLKGISPELVRSRIAKYQAVLEPKQQ, from the coding sequence ATGAAAGCCATATTCATCACCGGCGCCGGCAGCGGAATGGGGCGAGAGGGGGCAAAGCTCTTCCATGCCAAGGGCTGGCGAGTGGGTGCGATAGACCGCAACGGCAACGGCCTTGTTGCCCTGAGCGCGCAGCTTGGTGCCGAACGGCTGTGGACCCGCGTCGTCGACGTCACCGACAGGACGGCCCTTGAGGGTGCCCTCGCCGATTTCTGTGCCGGCAACGTCGGCGGCGCCCTCGACATGATGTGGAACAACGCGGGCATCGGCGAAGGAGGTTGGTTCGAGGACGTGCCGTACGAGGCCGCGATGCGTGTCGTGGACGTGAACTTCAAGGCGGTGCTCGCTGGCGCCTACGCCGCACTGCCCTACCTCAAGAAGGCGCCAGGGAGTTTGATGTTCTCGACATCATCGTCCTCTGGCACCTACGGCATGCCCCGCATCGCCGTCTACTCGGCAACCAAGCACGCCGTCAAGGGGTTGACCGAGGCGTTGAGCGTGGAGTGGCGGCGGCACGGGGTGCGCGTCGCCGACGTGCTACCCGGTCTGATCGACACCGCCATCCTCGCCTCGACGCCCCAGCACGGCGGTGCGGGCGAGTCCACGATCTCCCCGGACGAGGTCCGCGCCGCCGCGCCCAAGAAGGGCATGTTCCGCCTGGTGCCGGCGGTCAGCGTCGCCGAGGTCGCATGGCAGGCCTACCGGCACCCGACGCGGTTGCATTGGTATGTGCCTCCAAGCGTTCGCTGGATCGACCGGCTCAAGGGCATCAGTCCGGAGCTTGTCCGAAGTCGCATTGCCAAATACCAGGCCGTACTGGAGCCAAAGCAGCAGTAA